The following coding sequences lie in one Mucilaginibacter sp. KACC 22773 genomic window:
- a CDS encoding DUF885 domain-containing protein → MIKNVLLKITLAVVFFMVALTGCKKESAGRGPDFAKDDAAFTVYENSFLENLWKLNPDWATTAGYHKYDSLLYIPNDQSRDKMLDFAKVQMDSLSRFDVNTLNEGNRIDYNMMQNQLDYAQWQIKQLKSYEWDPSSYNVISTFAYILNEHYAPLPKRLRNFYQRMLNVPLFYKDAEKQIKNPVTELVSLAIEQNLGGLDVIGKDFADSLQKTTIPKAEQKLMVDRAAVTVKAIKDYAEWLKNLKNEHPRNFRLGRELYEDKFKYEIVAAKTAQQVYNTAVQRKKYVHQQMAKISRQLWPKYFGKKAIPADSLEMISQMIDTLSGNHVKPDDFQSAIVQLIPKLNNFVRTKDLLTLDATKPLIIRKEPGYMAGVAGASMSGPGPYDKDGNSYYNVGSLSGWPKEKAESYLREYNQYIIQILSIHEAVPGHYVQGVYANRSPSIIKAVFGNGAMQEGWAVYAEEMMLNAGYGNNEPEMLLMWYKWNLRSVCNTILDYSVHSGNMTKEQAIKMLTTEAFQQQAEADGKWKRVTVSSVQLTSYYTGYKEITDLRDAYKEKMGDKYKLKEFNEKFLSYGSAPVKFIKDAMLAKQPAKKE, encoded by the coding sequence GTGATCAAAAACGTTTTATTAAAAATAACACTGGCCGTTGTATTTTTCATGGTGGCTTTAACCGGCTGCAAAAAAGAAAGCGCCGGCCGGGGGCCCGATTTCGCTAAAGACGATGCGGCTTTCACCGTTTATGAAAACTCGTTCCTCGAAAATTTATGGAAGCTAAACCCCGATTGGGCAACAACTGCCGGATACCATAAATACGATAGCTTACTATATATCCCTAACGATCAAAGCCGCGATAAAATGCTTGATTTTGCCAAAGTGCAAATGGACTCCCTGAGCCGCTTTGATGTAAATACACTTAACGAAGGTAACCGCATTGATTACAACATGATGCAAAATCAGCTGGATTATGCACAGTGGCAGATAAAGCAATTAAAAAGCTACGAGTGGGATCCATCATCCTATAATGTAATCAGCACATTTGCTTATATCCTTAACGAGCACTATGCGCCGCTGCCAAAGCGTTTGCGTAACTTTTACCAGCGCATGTTAAACGTGCCGCTGTTTTATAAGGATGCCGAAAAACAGATTAAAAACCCGGTAACCGAACTGGTGAGCCTGGCCATTGAACAAAACCTGGGCGGATTGGATGTGATAGGAAAAGATTTTGCCGATTCGCTGCAAAAAACCACTATCCCCAAGGCCGAACAAAAGCTGATGGTTGACAGGGCCGCGGTTACCGTTAAAGCGATAAAGGATTACGCCGAATGGCTGAAGAATTTAAAAAACGAACATCCCCGCAACTTTAGGCTGGGGCGGGAACTGTACGAAGATAAATTTAAGTACGAGATTGTGGCAGCCAAAACCGCGCAGCAGGTTTACAATACTGCTGTACAGCGTAAAAAATATGTTCACCAGCAAATGGCCAAAATAAGCAGGCAGCTATGGCCAAAATATTTTGGTAAAAAGGCGATACCTGCTGATAGCCTTGAAATGATAAGCCAGATGATAGATACCCTATCTGGAAATCATGTTAAACCGGATGATTTTCAATCGGCCATTGTGCAGCTGATCCCGAAGCTGAATAATTTTGTGCGGACAAAAGACTTGTTAACACTTGATGCAACAAAGCCGCTCATCATCCGCAAGGAGCCCGGTTATATGGCCGGTGTTGCCGGCGCATCCATGAGCGGCCCCGGCCCGTATGATAAAGACGGCAATTCGTACTACAACGTGGGCAGCCTTTCGGGCTGGCCTAAAGAAAAGGCGGAGAGCTACCTGCGCGAGTATAACCAATACATCATCCAGATATTGAGCATTCATGAAGCCGTTCCTGGTCATTATGTACAGGGGGTGTATGCCAACAGGTCGCCAAGTATTATAAAAGCGGTATTTGGCAACGGCGCAATGCAGGAAGGCTGGGCCGTATATGCAGAAGAAATGATGCTGAACGCCGGTTATGGTAACAATGAGCCCGAAATGTTGCTCATGTGGTACAAATGGAACTTGCGATCGGTATGTAATACTATTTTAGATTATAGCGTACACAGCGGCAACATGACTAAGGAGCAGGCTATTAAAATGCTCACCACCGAAGCTTTTCAGCAACAGGCCGAAGCTGATGGCAAGTGGAAGCGTGTAACCGTGAGTAGCGTACAGCTCACCAGCTACTACACCGGCTATAAAGAAATTACAGATTTGAGGGACGCCTACAAAGAAAAAATGGGCGATAAGTATAAGCTAAAAGAGTTTAACGAGAAATTTTTAAGCTACGGCAGCGCACCGGTAAAATTTATAAAGGATGCCATGCTGGCCAAGCAGCCAGCGAAGAAGGAGTAA
- a CDS encoding DinB family protein gives MMNNDHEILIDEVVHLLQGGNAHADIKKALQNLPKALRSVKPDKLPYSIWQLLEHIRIAQWDMLEFCKDGSHQSPEWPDGYWPKETGPESDETWEKSVKQIDKDLDELINLVKTGNLFTKIPHGDGQNILREALQVADHTAYHIAEIIVIRRLLDAW, from the coding sequence ATGATGAATAATGATCATGAAATATTGATAGATGAGGTAGTTCATCTGTTGCAAGGCGGAAATGCGCATGCCGACATAAAAAAAGCATTACAAAATTTGCCCAAAGCGTTAAGGAGTGTAAAACCTGATAAACTCCCGTATAGCATCTGGCAACTGTTAGAGCATATCCGGATTGCACAATGGGATATGCTGGAGTTTTGTAAAGATGGCAGCCACCAATCGCCCGAATGGCCGGATGGCTACTGGCCAAAAGAAACCGGACCGGAAAGCGACGAGACATGGGAAAAATCGGTAAAACAGATTGACAAAGACCTTGATGAGTTGATAAATCTTGTTAAAACCGGCAATTTGTTTACAAAAATCCCGCACGGCGACGGACAAAACATATTACGCGAGGCCCTGCAGGTGGCAGACCATACAGCTTATCACATCGCAGAGATTATTGTGATCAGGAGATTGCTGGACGCGTGGTGA
- a CDS encoding alpha/beta hydrolase, translating to MKKVSFLVLLLCFAGRIFAQTEPANYKVALNRFIHLYNTNQPDSIFNYFSPEMKTSLPLESFKTTTLQLKAQMGSLDRTDFVKFASPIASYKAAFSKGTYLLNIALNDKNQFTGLFLKPFEGVPADVTASTTSSPAVTFAMDPSVEETPVLVKNLAGSISGTLTMPKNVTGKIPVVIIIAGSGPTDRDGNSPKLGLATNAYKMIANELGKSGIASLRYDKRLVGKSVSSTTEDQLRFEDYVEDGVNLINFLTEDERFSRIIILGHSEGSLVGMLSSIDQPVKGFISVAGAGDSADNILTEQMKSQPTHISEGFKRMLDSLKRGKTTDNIDPSLYFIARPGIQKYLMSWFRYDPTRAIKRLKIPILIVQGTTDLQVKVSNAEKLKKAKSDAVLDIIPEMNHVLKEAPADKDKNLATYKDPDLPLKPEFIKSVISFVKRVR from the coding sequence ATGAAGAAAGTTAGTTTTTTAGTATTGCTGCTTTGTTTTGCAGGCCGCATATTTGCACAAACAGAGCCTGCAAATTATAAAGTTGCGCTTAACAGGTTTATACATTTGTATAACACCAACCAGCCCGATAGCATTTTCAACTACTTTAGTCCCGAAATGAAAACCAGCCTGCCGCTTGAAAGTTTTAAAACCACCACGCTGCAGTTAAAAGCGCAAATGGGGAGCCTTGATCGTACCGATTTTGTAAAGTTTGCAAGCCCGATAGCTTCATACAAAGCAGCGTTTAGCAAAGGGACCTATTTATTAAATATAGCGTTAAATGATAAAAACCAGTTTACAGGTTTGTTTTTAAAGCCGTTTGAAGGCGTACCTGCCGATGTAACAGCTTCAACTACCAGTAGTCCTGCTGTTACATTTGCGATGGATCCATCTGTTGAAGAGACACCTGTATTGGTGAAAAATCTTGCCGGCAGCATATCGGGCACTTTAACTATGCCCAAAAACGTAACCGGCAAAATACCTGTAGTAATTATTATTGCCGGATCGGGCCCTACAGACAGGGATGGCAACAGCCCCAAATTGGGCCTGGCCACAAACGCCTATAAAATGATTGCTAATGAATTGGGAAAAAGCGGCATAGCGTCCCTGCGGTATGATAAACGCCTGGTAGGTAAAAGTGTAAGTTCGACCACAGAAGACCAGCTGCGTTTTGAAGATTATGTGGAAGACGGCGTAAACCTGATTAATTTTTTAACAGAGGATGAGCGTTTTTCGAGGATCATTATACTGGGGCATAGCGAGGGCTCGCTGGTGGGTATGCTATCGTCAATAGACCAGCCGGTTAAAGGATTTATATCCGTTGCCGGTGCCGGCGATTCGGCTGATAATATTCTTACCGAGCAAATGAAATCTCAGCCCACCCATATCTCGGAAGGTTTCAAGCGGATGCTCGACAGTTTAAAAAGAGGTAAAACAACCGATAATATCGATCCGTCCCTTTACTTTATAGCAAGGCCGGGTATTCAAAAGTACCTGATGTCGTGGTTCAGGTACGACCCTACCCGGGCTATCAAAAGGCTTAAAATTCCGATACTGATAGTGCAGGGCACTACAGATCTACAGGTAAAAGTATCTAATGCAGAAAAACTGAAGAAAGCCAAATCAGATGCTGTGTTGGATATCATCCCCGAGATGAACCATGTTTTAAAAGAAGCGCCGGCCGACAAGGATAAAAACCTGGCCACTTACAAAGACCCTGATTTGCCCCTCAAACCCGAATTTATAAAGTCGGTTATCAGTTTTGTAAAGCGGGTGAGGTAA
- a CDS encoding TonB dependent receptor, with the protein MKVLFGGIFFAILTGMCYGSFAQTKSSVIQGKVLTETNSPAEAATVVLMLAADSAIIKSTLADKTGSYQLTNIKPGSYIILASQIGSAKVYAGPFSLVAGQIFGAPPITLKQTSTQLKDVTVIARRPYIQVKPGKIVLNVQNSILADGNSAYEVLRQSPGVHVGGDKESLSITGRQPALITIDGRATNLTGDDLNNLLRSMQSSTIDQIEIINSGSAKYDASGGGIINIVLKKGKNVGTNGTLTAGAGYGKYAKGRAGIVFNNRTTKVNVFGNYTFDDNKTTRIINTDRNISYHDTLSNYNVAYHNIQKTQNHNFKAGLDYSLSPGQSIGFLVGGIVTDSKFIKDNTLKISNQNKLDSIIISQSNLDRGSSFLNYNINYNAELDKSGKSLSADATYSTYSRHSNEFITNNFYTPGGSNYRDAQQLQNISPSGIHIWTFKADYVNPLTKTSRIEAGAKYNYAKSDNNLTFGPRVGNVYKADPDFSNRFLYVEKVSAGYINYINKVGKWDITAGLRAENTNSKGSSISSTRTTTSYNYFDLFPQTQVSYTYNPKNVFGISFNRGIHRPDYQDINPFLYYTDPYDYRSGNKNLKPEYTNTIQLSHTYNDTFITTLYYNQTNDAYDFPVYRQNDTTKVNITERKNFGHIYVYGISFYAPVQFTKWWSANFNLDASYIRYKAYPVNGSFNKASQDIIFNSTQTFAISSTIAAEITGRYESPTLYGVNQLKQSYAVNAGISKSIFNKRASIKINLNDVFNTDRDRNHAMYQNIDLSEYNKKETRIVRIGFSYRFGKTSVKSATKHNTGSDDEQRRTGN; encoded by the coding sequence ATGAAGGTTTTATTCGGAGGCATTTTTTTTGCAATCCTTACCGGAATGTGCTATGGTTCTTTTGCACAAACAAAATCTTCGGTAATTCAGGGTAAAGTTTTGACAGAAACCAACAGCCCTGCCGAGGCAGCCACTGTTGTGCTCATGCTGGCGGCCGATTCTGCCATCATTAAATCAACCCTGGCCGATAAAACAGGATCTTACCAGCTAACCAATATAAAACCCGGCAGTTACATTATTTTGGCAAGCCAGATAGGCAGCGCTAAAGTTTATGCAGGGCCATTTAGTTTAGTTGCCGGGCAAATATTTGGAGCGCCACCCATTACCCTCAAACAAACCAGCACCCAACTTAAGGATGTAACCGTAATAGCCCGCAGGCCATACATACAGGTTAAGCCGGGCAAAATTGTGCTTAATGTACAAAACAGTATCCTGGCCGATGGCAATTCGGCCTACGAGGTGCTGCGCCAGTCGCCGGGTGTACATGTGGGGGGCGATAAAGAATCATTAAGCATTACCGGCAGGCAACCCGCCCTTATTACCATTGATGGCCGCGCCACTAATTTAACCGGCGACGACCTTAACAACCTGTTACGCAGCATGCAAAGCAGCACCATCGATCAGATAGAAATCATCAATAGCGGATCGGCAAAGTATGATGCATCGGGTGGCGGTATTATCAACATTGTGCTAAAAAAGGGAAAAAATGTAGGAACCAACGGTACTTTAACTGCCGGGGCCGGATATGGCAAATATGCCAAAGGCAGGGCCGGCATTGTTTTCAATAACCGGACGACAAAGGTTAACGTATTTGGCAATTATACTTTTGATGATAATAAAACTACGCGCATCATTAACACCGACAGGAATATCAGCTACCACGACACCTTAAGTAACTACAATGTAGCCTATCATAATATCCAAAAAACACAAAACCACAATTTTAAAGCCGGGCTCGATTATTCGTTGTCGCCAGGGCAAAGTATTGGTTTTTTGGTGGGCGGTATAGTAACCGATAGTAAATTTATAAAAGATAATACTTTAAAAATATCCAATCAAAATAAGCTGGATTCTATCATCATTTCACAATCCAACCTTGACAGGGGCAGCAGCTTTTTAAATTATAATATTAATTATAACGCCGAACTGGATAAAAGCGGCAAAAGCCTTTCGGCCGATGCTACCTACTCTACTTATAGCCGCCACTCCAATGAATTTATTACCAACAATTTTTACACGCCCGGTGGCAGCAATTACCGGGATGCCCAGCAATTGCAAAATATCTCGCCCTCCGGCATCCACATCTGGACGTTTAAAGCCGACTACGTAAACCCGCTTACCAAAACTTCGCGCATTGAGGCAGGTGCAAAATACAACTATGCCAAAAGCGATAACAACCTTACATTTGGGCCCAGGGTTGGCAATGTTTATAAAGCTGATCCTGATTTTAGCAACCGTTTTTTGTATGTCGAAAAAGTAAGCGCAGGATATATTAATTACATTAACAAAGTTGGCAAGTGGGATATTACTGCCGGCTTGCGGGCCGAAAACACCAATTCAAAAGGAAGCTCGATAAGCAGCACACGGACAACCACTTCATATAACTATTTTGACCTGTTTCCGCAAACACAGGTAAGTTATACTTACAACCCCAAAAACGTCTTCGGCATAAGTTTCAACCGCGGCATCCACCGGCCCGATTACCAGGACATCAACCCGTTTTTATATTACACCGATCCGTACGATTACCGGTCGGGCAATAAAAATTTAAAACCCGAGTATACCAATACCATCCAGCTATCGCATACTTACAACGATACCTTTATCACTACGTTATATTACAACCAAACCAATGATGCATACGATTTTCCGGTTTACCGGCAAAACGATACCACCAAGGTTAATATAACCGAGCGTAAAAACTTTGGCCATATTTACGTATACGGAATATCATTTTACGCGCCTGTACAATTTACCAAATGGTGGTCGGCAAATTTTAATTTAGACGCATCATATATACGCTACAAGGCTTACCCGGTTAATGGCAGTTTTAATAAAGCATCGCAGGACATTATTTTTAACAGCACCCAAACCTTTGCAATTAGCAGCACCATAGCTGCCGAAATTACCGGCAGGTACGAATCGCCAACTTTATACGGTGTAAACCAACTTAAACAAAGCTATGCGGTTAATGCCGGCATCAGCAAAAGTATTTTTAACAAACGCGCAAGTATTAAAATAAATTTAAATGATGTTTTTAATACTGACCGTGACCGCAATCATGCCATGTACCAAAACATCGATCTATCGGAATACAATAAAAAAGAAACCCGGATAGTGCGAATTGGATTTTCGTATCGTTTTGGTAAAACATCGGTTAAATCGGCCACTAAACACAATACAGGTAGCGATGATGAGCAGCGCCGTACCGGTAATTAA
- a CDS encoding KTSC domain-containing protein, which translates to MQKQVMQRQSVQSSALNSAGYDPSSKILELEFRDSGGVWQYFGVSNASFKKFMGAESLGHFFVTQIKGKYPEIRIR; encoded by the coding sequence ATGCAAAAGCAAGTTATGCAAAGGCAGTCGGTACAATCATCTGCACTAAATAGCGCCGGCTATGATCCCTCTTCAAAAATATTAGAACTCGAATTTAGGGACAGCGGAGGGGTATGGCAATATTTTGGCGTTTCAAATGCTTCGTTCAAAAAATTCATGGGTGCCGAATCATTAGGGCATTTTTTTGTTACCCAGATAAAGGGTAAATATCCGGAGATCCGGATCAGGTAA
- a CDS encoding DUF1634 domain-containing protein, whose product MTKFKDTDMQAIIGWILRAGVLISMSVVFIGGVLYLYRHGQTQVDYSTFKGVPDFVASVGGILHGIFTGRGRAIIQAGIILLIATPIIRVVFSAIGFVIEKDYLYLGITMLVLLIIMASMLSGHAG is encoded by the coding sequence ATGACCAAATTTAAGGATACCGACATGCAAGCCATTATAGGCTGGATATTGCGCGCAGGCGTATTAATATCCATGAGCGTTGTTTTTATTGGTGGGGTGTTGTACCTGTACAGGCACGGGCAAACCCAGGTAGACTATAGCACCTTTAAAGGCGTGCCCGATTTTGTGGCGAGCGTTGGGGGGATTCTGCATGGTATTTTCACCGGCCGTGGCCGTGCCATTATTCAGGCCGGTATTATATTATTAATAGCTACCCCCATTATACGTGTGGTGTTTTCGGCCATTGGTTTTGTAATTGAAAAGGATTATTTGTACCTGGGCATCACCATGCTGGTGTTGCTGATTATCATGGCCAGCATGCTGAGCGGGCATGCAGGATAA
- a CDS encoding thymidine kinase, giving the protein MVYHEDVFRRKSESGGSIELVCGSMFSGKTEELIRRLNRARIAKLKVEIFSPKSDTRYSDDAIVSHNANRFSSTPVDSASAILLLTNDAHVIGIDEAQFFDDQLPEVCNILANKGIRVIVAGLDMDFKGRPFGPMPAIMAIAESVTKLHAVCVQCGNPALYSYRLVPDNARILLGEKESYEPRCRICYNS; this is encoded by the coding sequence ATGGTTTACCACGAAGATGTTTTTAGGCGTAAAAGTGAATCAGGTGGCAGTATTGAACTGGTATGCGGATCGATGTTTTCGGGCAAAACCGAAGAGCTTATCCGCAGGCTAAACCGTGCACGAATAGCTAAACTAAAAGTAGAGATATTTAGCCCAAAATCAGATACACGTTACAGCGACGATGCCATCGTTTCGCACAATGCCAACAGGTTTAGCTCAACACCTGTTGATAGTGCATCGGCTATATTGTTGCTCACCAATGATGCCCACGTGATAGGGATAGACGAAGCGCAATTTTTTGACGACCAATTACCCGAGGTTTGCAATATACTGGCTAATAAAGGCATCCGCGTAATAGTTGCCGGGTTGGACATGGATTTTAAGGGCCGCCCTTTTGGCCCCATGCCAGCCATTATGGCCATTGCCGAATCGGTTACCAAACTGCATGCCGTTTGTGTGCAATGCGGCAACCCCGCTTTGTATTCCTATCGCCTTGTACCCGATAACGCCCGAATCCTTTTGGGCGAAAAAGAAAGCTACGAACCTCGCTGCCGCATTTGTTATAATAGCTAA
- a CDS encoding response regulator gives MAKKILVIEDDKDIRDTIAYVLEEEGYEVVASDNARILKKLLEINPDLILLDNWLTDWKSDASGQEISKGLKSDPATSHIPVVMISAVNNIEEITKAGSANGYLKKPFDLTELTRTVKKHLE, from the coding sequence ATGGCTAAGAAAATTTTAGTGATTGAAGATGATAAAGACATCAGGGATACCATAGCGTACGTTCTGGAAGAGGAAGGTTACGAAGTTGTGGCCTCGGACAATGCCCGGATCCTTAAAAAGCTTTTAGAGATAAACCCGGACCTTATTCTGCTGGATAACTGGCTTACCGACTGGAAAAGCGATGCCAGCGGCCAGGAAATAAGCAAGGGCCTTAAAAGCGACCCAGCCACAAGTCATATACCGGTTGTCATGATATCTGCTGTAAACAATATTGAAGAAATTACCAAAGCGGGCAGTGCTAACGGCTACCTTAAAAAGCCTTTCGATTTAACCGAACTAACCAGGACAGTGAAAAAACACTTAGAATAA
- a CDS encoding TonB-dependent receptor family protein — MNNFYKITLFILSIMASGYAQAQKSTRDTLHLDSVIIKESRAKYLSNVQGTYIFAGKRTHLIYPDAGKITLVNNSARMLFAKVPGLNVWEMDGAGLQLNIGSRGTDPHRSIEMNMRQNGYNTNSDAFGYPENHYNVPFQAIGEVQFVRGSAALQFGPQFGGMVNYKIKEGDSTKVFGFESEQTAGSNNFFNSYNAIGGKVGKLSYYAFYSTRRGDGWRPNAAFDYHSYYANIKYQFNSKGSIALQFSRSDYVQQIAGGLTDAQFAADNRQSFRARNFFNPEINIPALLFNYAFNSNTRLEITSHVVFGQRNSVQFINTPNIKDTVNTSLKTFNPRQVDRDYYAGFTTEARLLHTYKLGDLKSTFTTGVRYFEETTKRKQKGVGTIASDFDLTLVKPYGIDLRLHSINYAAFAENIFQVTPQFTITPGVRYEVIKSTTSGVISNATFPIGYKGNRNFPLFGTGLQYQFGNGSQLYGNISQAYRPYLYAAVTPADNLTVIDPDIKDSRGYDIDMGYRGNVGAILSFDINGFYVRYNNRAGTLTQTDAQNVSHLYLTNIGNGVAKGIEAYTEVSLLRSFNARAGSDIRLFNSLAYTHGRYVTGAINQAGKNISLAGNHLENVPDWINRTGLTFLSGPVSSTLQLSYTSKSYSDANNTVFNSTGATGIVPAYHVADWAFNYRFFKNYHISAGINNLFNAQYYTRRINMYPGPGILPADGRTFYVGFGIKL; from the coding sequence ATGAACAATTTTTATAAAATAACCCTATTTATACTATCCATCATGGCATCCGGCTATGCCCAGGCGCAAAAGAGCACCAGGGATACCCTGCACCTGGATAGTGTGATTATTAAAGAAAGCAGAGCAAAATACCTGTCCAATGTGCAGGGTACTTATATTTTTGCAGGTAAGCGTACGCATTTAATTTACCCTGATGCCGGTAAAATTACCCTGGTCAATAACTCCGCCCGAATGCTGTTTGCCAAAGTGCCTGGCCTTAATGTTTGGGAAATGGATGGCGCCGGTCTGCAATTAAATATAGGCAGCAGGGGGACCGATCCGCACCGGTCTATCGAGATGAACATGCGGCAAAACGGATACAATACCAACTCCGACGCATTTGGCTACCCCGAAAATCACTACAATGTACCCTTCCAGGCCATTGGCGAAGTACAGTTTGTACGGGGCTCGGCCGCGTTACAGTTTGGCCCCCAGTTTGGCGGCATGGTAAACTATAAAATTAAAGAGGGTGACAGCACCAAAGTTTTTGGTTTTGAGAGCGAACAAACTGCCGGTTCAAATAACTTTTTTAACTCCTACAATGCCATTGGCGGTAAAGTTGGCAAACTGAGCTATTATGCCTTTTACTCCACCCGCCGGGGCGACGGCTGGCGGCCTAACGCGGCTTTTGATTACCACTCGTACTATGCCAATATCAAATACCAGTTTAATAGCAAGGGCAGCATAGCATTGCAGTTTTCAAGGTCAGATTATGTGCAGCAAATAGCGGGCGGCTTAACAGATGCTCAATTTGCGGCTGATAACCGGCAATCATTCAGGGCCAGGAACTTTTTCAACCCCGAAATTAATATCCCGGCTTTGTTATTCAATTACGCGTTTAACAGCAATACCCGGTTAGAGATTACATCGCATGTGGTATTTGGCCAACGTAACAGTGTACAGTTTATTAATACGCCTAACATTAAAGATACCGTTAATACCAGCCTGAAAACATTTAACCCACGCCAGGTAGACCGGGATTATTATGCAGGCTTTACTACCGAAGCACGTTTACTGCATACCTACAAATTGGGCGATCTTAAAAGTACCTTTACCACCGGGGTAAGATATTTTGAAGAAACCACCAAACGCAAGCAAAAAGGTGTAGGCACCATCGCCTCCGATTTCGATTTAACGCTGGTTAAACCTTATGGAATAGATTTAAGGCTCCACTCTATCAATTATGCAGCCTTTGCCGAGAACATTTTCCAGGTTACGCCACAATTTACCATAACGCCGGGAGTACGGTACGAAGTCATCAAATCGACAACATCGGGCGTTATCAGCAATGCAACCTTCCCCATTGGCTATAAAGGGAACCGCAACTTCCCGCTATTTGGCACGGGGTTACAGTACCAGTTCGGGAATGGCAGCCAGCTATACGGCAATATATCGCAGGCTTACCGCCCCTACCTGTATGCGGCTGTTACTCCTGCTGATAACCTGACAGTGATTGACCCTGACATTAAAGATAGCCGGGGATATGATATAGATATGGGTTACCGCGGCAACGTAGGTGCTATACTTAGTTTTGATATTAATGGCTTTTATGTACGCTACAACAATAGGGCAGGAACGCTCACCCAAACCGACGCCCAAAATGTAAGCCATTTGTATTTAACTAATATTGGCAATGGTGTGGCCAAGGGGATCGAGGCTTATACGGAAGTATCATTACTCCGTTCGTTTAATGCCCGTGCCGGCAGCGACATCCGGCTGTTTAATTCACTTGCTTATACGCACGGGCGCTACGTCACCGGGGCAATTAATCAGGCAGGTAAAAACATCAGCCTGGCCGGTAACCACCTTGAAAATGTGCCCGACTGGATAAACCGTACCGGTCTTACTTTTTTAAGCGGCCCTGTAAGCAGTACCCTGCAGCTGAGTTATACCAGTAAAAGCTACAGCGATGCCAATAATACGGTATTCAACTCAACCGGTGCTACTGGGATAGTACCCGCTTATCATGTGGCTGACTGGGCGTTCAACTACCGGTTTTTTAAAAACTACCATATCAGCGCCGGAATCAATAATTTGTTTAATGCCCAATATTATACACGCCGTATTAACATGTACCCCGGGCCGGGTATTTTGCCGGCAGATGGCCGCACATTTTATGTAGGCTTTGGAATTAAGCTTTAA